The following are from one region of the Stigmatella ashevillena genome:
- a CDS encoding SDR family oxidoreductase: MATAFVTGAGIRVGRAVARALSQAGYELALHAHRSLQELEVLAEELRGLGGRVTLYPADLSNPQEVDALGARVRAAHPVLDVVVHNAGLYERVPFEAITREQYRTMLGVNLDAPFFLTQALLPALRAAPSPLVVNITDIGGERAVSHFAHYSVSKAALIMFTRALATELAPQVRVNAISPGTVAFPESFTAAEREAVLQRIPMQREGGVEDIARTVVFLAREAPYITGQVFAVDGGRSAVL, encoded by the coding sequence ATGGCGACCGCGTTCGTGACAGGGGCTGGCATCCGGGTGGGCAGGGCGGTGGCACGGGCCCTGAGTCAGGCCGGCTATGAGCTGGCGCTCCACGCCCATCGGTCCCTCCAGGAATTGGAGGTTCTCGCCGAGGAGCTGCGCGGCCTGGGGGGCCGCGTCACCCTCTACCCGGCGGATCTCTCGAATCCACAGGAGGTGGATGCGCTGGGTGCGCGTGTGCGCGCCGCCCACCCCGTGCTGGATGTCGTCGTCCACAACGCGGGCCTGTACGAGCGGGTACCCTTCGAGGCCATCACCCGGGAGCAGTACCGGACGATGCTGGGGGTGAACCTGGACGCGCCCTTCTTTCTCACCCAGGCGCTGCTGCCCGCCTTGCGCGCGGCGCCCTCGCCGCTGGTGGTGAACATCACCGACATTGGTGGAGAGCGCGCGGTGAGCCACTTCGCGCACTATTCGGTGAGCAAGGCGGCGCTCATCATGTTCACCCGGGCGCTGGCCACGGAGTTGGCCCCCCAGGTGCGGGTCAACGCGATCTCCCCCGGAACGGTGGCTTTCCCCGAGTCCTTCACCGCGGCGGAGCGGGAAGCCGTTCTTCAGCGCATTCCCATGCAGCGCGAGGGCGGCGTGGAGGACATCGCGCGAACCGTGGTCTTCCTCGCGCGCGAGGCGCCCTACATCACCGGCCAGGTGTTCGCGGTGGATGGCGGCAGGAGCGCGGTGTTGTGA